One Rhododendron vialii isolate Sample 1 chromosome 2a, ASM3025357v1 genomic region harbors:
- the LOC131313730 gene encoding F-box/kelch-repeat protein At3g06240-like: protein MSDCGTLIPQEILTDILSRLPVKSLCRFKCVSPSWNSLISNPYFAKTHLNRTNTRNPQYLDQRNIVISSSLNLYSIDFGDANPTATELDFPTVEQHAADKQFKVWSSCDGLLLVSYNDNFNFFLLNPSTRKCKKLPGPPFVLNPVCTWWYAYGVGYDSSTDDYNVVMLSCNDIGSAQSNISIVDVYSLKTNAWRRIQHTHYVAIGTAFSCGGVFLNGCLHWLCWRNGTYVIGAFNLSDQIFREVPMPASLRGGCGILRYFVEVVGGCLCLVERRPSYKSDVWKMEEYGVGESWTNLTIDLPTGTPSLCLLCQLAEDKLLFANSRRHGKKLVVYDLKKETLRDVVVAGIPSEFTFRHAYVESLVSPILGGGIGRQ from the coding sequence ATGTCCGATTGCGGAACCCTAATTCCCCAGGAAATCCTCACCGACATACTCTCTCGACTCCCCGTCAAATCACTTTGCCGATTCAAGTGTGTTTCACCCTCCTGGAATTCCCTTATCTCCAACCCCTACTTCGCCAAAACCCATCTCAATCGAACCAATACCCGAAACCCTCAATACCTAGATCAGAGAAACATTGTCATCTCCAGCTCTCTCAATCTCTACTCCATCGACTTCGGCGACGCCAATCCGACCGCCACAGAGCTTGATTTTCCTACGGTGGAACAACACGCTGCCGACAAGCAGTTCAAGGTATGGAGCTCTTGTGATGGCTTGCTTTTAGTTTCCTACAATGATAATTTCAACTTCTTCTTGTTAAATCCGTCCACTAGAAAATGTAAGAAACTTCCTGGACCGCCTTTTGTACTCAATCCGGTTTGTACCTGGTGGTATGCATATGGGGTGGGTTACGATTCCTCTACGGATGACTACAATGTTGTGATGCTCTCTTGCAATGATATTGGATCTGCTCAGAGTAATATTTCGATTGTGGATGTCTATTCACTGAAAACTAACGCTTGGAGGAGAATTCAACATACCCACTATGTCGCCATCGGAACTGCATTTTCTTGTGGTGGGGTTTTCTTAAATGGGTGTCTCCATTGGCTTTGTTGGAGAAATGGAACCTATGTGATTGGTGCTTTCAATTTGTCAGATCAGATTTTCAGGGAAGTGCCGATGCCTGCTTCTCTTCGTGGAGGATGTGGGATATTGCGTTATTTTGTGGAGGTTGTTGGCGGTtgtctttgtttggttgaaaggCGGCCTTCTTACAAAAGTGACGTTTGGAAGATGGAGGAGTATGGGGTAGGAGAGTCTTGGACCAACCTTACGATTGATTTACCTACAGGAACGCCTAGTCTGTGTTTGCTGTGTCAGCTAGCAGAAGACAAACTTTTGTTTGCTAATAGTAGAAGGCATGGAAAGAAACTGGTTGTATATGATCTGAAAAAAGAAACACTAAGGGACGTGGTGGTTGCTGGAATTCCAAGTGAATTTACTTTTAGGCATGCGTATGTCGAGAGCCTCGTCTCTCCTATTCTCGGAGGAGGAATTGGGAGGCAATGA